In one Pseudomonas hydrolytica genomic region, the following are encoded:
- the ssuE gene encoding NADPH-dependent FMN reductase, translating into MHVVLLTGSPAARSRTEVLLDHVRQRLEAQQVEVSLLRVRDFAAEDLLHARFDSPAVRQLQAVVASADGLVVGTPVYKASFTGALKVLLDLLPERALAHKVVLPLASGGSPAHLLAVDYALKPVLAALKAQEMLSGVFAVDKQIAYPEGDRPAQIDDELRERLDEALEQLTAALARRPQPIDPNVLNDRLVNARWSI; encoded by the coding sequence ATGCATGTCGTATTGCTCACCGGCAGCCCAGCGGCGCGTTCGCGCACCGAAGTGCTGCTGGACCATGTACGCCAGCGCCTGGAGGCGCAGCAGGTGGAAGTGAGCCTGCTGCGGGTGCGCGATTTTGCCGCCGAGGATCTGCTGCATGCGCGCTTCGACAGCCCGGCTGTCCGCCAGCTGCAGGCCGTGGTGGCCAGCGCCGATGGCCTGGTGGTTGGCACGCCGGTGTACAAGGCATCGTTCACCGGCGCGCTGAAGGTGCTGCTCGATCTGCTGCCCGAGCGCGCCCTGGCGCACAAGGTGGTGCTGCCGCTGGCCAGTGGTGGCAGCCCGGCGCACCTGTTGGCGGTGGACTACGCCCTCAAGCCGGTGCTGGCTGCGCTGAAGGCGCAGGAGATGCTCAGCGGCGTGTTCGCCGTGGACAAGCAGATCGCCTACCCGGAAGGGGACAGGCCTGCGCAGATCGACGACGAGCTGCGCGAGCGCCTCGACGAGGCACTGGAACAACTGACCGCCGCCCTGGCGCGGCGGCCGCAACCGATCGACCCGAACGTATTGAACGACCGGCTGGTGAACGCCCGCTGGAGCATCTGA
- a CDS encoding DUF7674 family protein — MEAPLDLYNFVRSNFPEITAKADREHIRLWGELDPGFAYSWFGSLANALNSEMCKGTNHESHSELFIFISNSLENCTKEIYNCIDVSFTENLFWQVPSKKAAPYWHALPEPLKELYLGFHRRAPL, encoded by the coding sequence ATGGAAGCCCCCCTAGACCTATACAACTTTGTCAGATCAAACTTCCCAGAAATTACCGCCAAAGCTGACCGTGAGCACATTCGGCTTTGGGGCGAGCTAGACCCGGGGTTTGCATATTCTTGGTTTGGCAGTTTGGCTAATGCTCTGAATTCAGAAATGTGCAAAGGCACAAATCACGAGAGCCACTCGGAGCTATTCATATTCATCAGTAACAGTCTTGAAAATTGCACAAAAGAAATTTATAACTGCATTGATGTTTCGTTTACTGAAAATTTGTTCTGGCAGGTTCCAAGCAAAAAAGCAGCTCCCTACTGGCACGCCCTGCCTGAACCACTCAAAGAGCTATATTTAGGTTTCCATCGGCGTGCACCGCTCTAA
- a CDS encoding ABC transporter ATP-binding protein, which translates to MSALLKLQNIHKAFADVRVLEDVSLSLAAGEVVSLLGPSGCGKSTLLRIAAGLDQDYQGGLELNPLLNFGRGSGIGVVFQEPRLMPWLSVAQNVGFADGWVADDQWIEQLLRDVGLHGRGEALPKHLSGGQAQRVAIARALYGKPQVLLLDEPFSAVDAFTRMKLQDLVVVLAARYEIAVLLVTHDLDEAFYLSDRVLILGGTPSRLQRELAVPLTRPRDRRSAELAYLRGEALTELYQSHVL; encoded by the coding sequence ATGAGTGCGCTGCTGAAACTGCAGAATATCCACAAGGCCTTCGCTGACGTACGTGTGCTCGAAGACGTCAGCCTGAGTCTGGCCGCTGGCGAAGTGGTCAGCCTGCTCGGCCCCTCCGGCTGCGGCAAGAGCACTCTGCTGCGCATCGCCGCCGGGCTGGATCAGGATTATCAGGGCGGGCTGGAACTCAACCCGCTGCTCAACTTCGGCCGCGGCAGCGGCATCGGCGTGGTGTTCCAGGAGCCTCGGCTGATGCCTTGGCTGAGCGTGGCGCAGAACGTCGGCTTCGCCGATGGCTGGGTAGCTGATGACCAGTGGATTGAACAGCTATTGCGCGACGTCGGCCTGCACGGGCGTGGCGAGGCGCTGCCCAAGCACCTCTCCGGCGGCCAGGCCCAACGTGTGGCCATCGCCCGCGCCCTGTACGGCAAGCCGCAGGTACTGCTGCTCGACGAGCCCTTCAGCGCGGTGGACGCCTTCACCCGCATGAAACTGCAGGATCTGGTGGTGGTGCTGGCCGCCCGCTACGAGATCGCCGTGCTGCTGGTCACTCATGACCTCGACGAAGCCTTCTACCTCAGCGACCGCGTGCTGATCCTTGGCGGCACACCAAGCCGCCTGCAACGCGAACTGGCCGTGCCCCTGACCCGCCCCCGCGACCGCCGCTCGGCCGAACTGGCCTACCTGCGCGGCGAGGCCCTGACCGAGCTGTACCAGTCGCACGTGCTGTAA
- a CDS encoding GNAT family N-acetyltransferase, producing the protein MRVEQESPNQPDVIALIADLDAYQDSLYPAEARYALDLASLSKPNVLFVVARDEQHAALGCGAVVMNDLYGEVKRMYVLPEARGKGIAKKLIATLEASAYESGCRELMLETGPYQPEALRFYTNQGYTRRGAFGSYPEHPLSVFMGKSLSSATSASSDA; encoded by the coding sequence ATGCGCGTCGAACAAGAGTCCCCCAATCAGCCGGATGTCATAGCTCTCATCGCAGATCTCGATGCTTATCAAGACTCTCTGTATCCGGCAGAGGCGCGTTATGCGCTCGACCTCGCGTCACTCTCCAAACCCAATGTCCTTTTTGTCGTTGCAAGAGATGAACAACACGCTGCCCTAGGCTGTGGCGCTGTCGTCATGAATGACTTATACGGCGAGGTCAAGCGCATGTATGTGCTACCCGAAGCCAGGGGCAAAGGTATTGCAAAGAAACTCATCGCCACCCTAGAGGCAAGTGCCTACGAGTCAGGCTGCAGAGAGCTCATGCTTGAAACCGGGCCATATCAACCGGAGGCACTGAGGTTCTACACAAATCAAGGCTATACGCGTCGAGGCGCATTCGGCTCATATCCCGAGCATCCGCTCAGCGTCTTTATGGGCAAGTCACTCAGTTCAGCAACCAGCGCAAGTTCTGATGCCTAA
- a CDS encoding sulfonate ABC transporter substrate-binding protein translates to MGANTLRRSLVALFAAAISFGAITQAQAASDNESVLRIGYQKYGTLVLLKSSGALEKRLAEQGVKVQWTEFPAGPQLLEGLNVGSIDFGTTGETPPVFAQAAGADLLYVAFEPPAPLSEAILLPKDSPIETVAELKGKKVALNKGSNVHYLLVRALEEAGLSISDITPVYLPPADARAAFERGSVDAWVIWDPFQAAAEQQLQARTLRDGQGLVSNHQFYLAARPFAEKHPEVVVALVDEIRKTGEWTRANVDEATAQVAPLLGLSPEITRTAVQRQSYGAQLITADVVSAQQKIADTFSDLKLIPKRLSITEVIWRQPAKVAQAQ, encoded by the coding sequence ATGGGCGCCAACACTTTGCGTCGGAGTCTGGTCGCCCTGTTTGCCGCGGCCATTTCCTTCGGCGCCATCACTCAAGCACAGGCCGCTTCTGATAACGAAAGCGTGTTGCGGATCGGCTATCAGAAGTACGGCACCCTGGTGCTGCTCAAATCCAGCGGTGCGCTGGAAAAACGCCTGGCCGAACAGGGCGTCAAGGTGCAGTGGACCGAGTTCCCGGCGGGCCCGCAGCTGCTCGAAGGGCTCAACGTGGGCTCCATCGACTTCGGCACCACGGGCGAGACGCCGCCGGTATTCGCCCAGGCAGCCGGCGCCGATCTGCTCTACGTGGCCTTCGAGCCGCCGGCGCCGCTCAGCGAGGCGATTCTGCTGCCCAAGGATTCGCCGATCGAAACGGTGGCCGAACTCAAGGGCAAGAAGGTCGCCCTGAACAAGGGCTCCAACGTGCATTACCTGCTGGTGCGCGCGTTGGAGGAAGCCGGCCTGAGCATCAGCGATATCACCCCCGTGTACCTGCCGCCTGCCGATGCCCGCGCCGCGTTCGAGCGTGGCAGCGTCGACGCCTGGGTGATCTGGGACCCCTTCCAGGCGGCCGCCGAACAGCAGCTGCAGGCCCGTACCCTGCGCGACGGCCAGGGCCTGGTGAGCAACCACCAGTTCTACCTGGCCGCGCGTCCCTTCGCCGAAAAGCACCCCGAGGTAGTGGTCGCCCTGGTGGACGAGATTCGCAAGACCGGCGAGTGGACTCGCGCCAACGTCGACGAAGCCACCGCCCAGGTTGCGCCGCTGCTGGGTCTGTCTCCCGAGATCACCCGTACCGCGGTGCAGCGGCAGAGCTACGGCGCGCAGCTGATCACCGCCGACGTGGTGAGTGCGCAGCAGAAGATCGCCGACACCTTCAGCGATCTGAAGCTGATCCCCAAGCGCCTGAGCATTACCGAGGTGATCTGGCGGCAGCCGGCCAAGGTTGCCCAGGCCCAGTAA
- a CDS encoding OprD family porin: MNKSNLALAVALAALATEATAAGFIEDSKASIGLRNFYYDLNTKNTATNNGEAQEWGQGFIFNYSSGFTEGTVGFGLDAIGLLGVKLDSGGRNTKTGRDRTPGQLFPLDSDGSAVDEYSKAGVTAKVRLSKTEARLGTLLPKLPVVTFNDGRLLPQTFEGGQITSNEIDGLTLTAGQLESTKTRSSTDDIALRIAGATGDADTNKFYFAGGDYKLTKDLTLQYYYGNLEDFYKQHFLGLVHSWAIGPGSLKTDLRYFDSGSDGKNGSAAGRAQGYRSAGYWRAGDSSTGEVDNQTWSALFTYTLGSHFASLGYQQVEGDSAFPFLNQGGGSSSYLITDRQIGKFQNAGERTWVAEYGYDFAKLGVPGLKASVAYLKGDNVDSANGDLKEWERDFRLDYTLQDGPLKGLGVSWRNATQRGNVTTDADENRLILSYTLTLL, encoded by the coding sequence ATGAACAAGTCCAATCTGGCGCTGGCCGTCGCCCTGGCCGCTCTGGCCACCGAAGCGACTGCCGCCGGTTTCATCGAAGACAGCAAGGCCAGCATCGGCCTGCGCAATTTCTATTACGACCTCAACACCAAGAACACCGCCACCAACAACGGCGAGGCGCAGGAGTGGGGGCAGGGCTTCATCTTCAACTACAGCTCCGGTTTCACCGAAGGCACCGTCGGCTTCGGCCTCGACGCCATCGGCCTGCTGGGCGTCAAGCTGGATTCCGGCGGCCGCAATACCAAGACCGGGCGCGACCGCACTCCCGGCCAGCTGTTCCCGCTCGATAGCGACGGCAGCGCGGTGGACGAGTACAGCAAGGCCGGCGTGACCGCCAAGGTGCGCCTGTCCAAGACCGAGGCGCGCCTCGGCACCCTGCTGCCGAAGCTGCCGGTGGTGACCTTCAACGACGGCCGCCTGCTGCCGCAGACCTTCGAAGGCGGGCAGATCACCTCCAACGAGATCGACGGCCTGACCCTGACCGCCGGCCAGCTGGAAAGCACCAAGACCCGCAGCTCCACCGACGACATCGCCCTGCGTATCGCCGGCGCCACCGGTGACGCCGACACCAACAAGTTCTACTTCGCCGGCGGTGACTACAAGCTGACCAAGGACCTGACGCTGCAGTACTACTACGGCAATCTGGAAGACTTCTACAAACAGCACTTCCTCGGCCTGGTGCACAGCTGGGCGATCGGCCCGGGTTCGCTGAAGACCGACCTGCGCTACTTCGACAGCGGTTCCGACGGCAAGAACGGCAGCGCTGCCGGTCGCGCCCAGGGTTACCGCAGCGCCGGCTACTGGCGTGCCGGCGACAGCAGCACGGGCGAGGTCGACAACCAGACCTGGAGCGCGCTGTTCACCTACACCCTGGGCAGCCACTTCGCCAGCCTTGGCTACCAGCAGGTCGAAGGCGACAGCGCCTTCCCCTTCCTCAACCAGGGCGGCGGCTCCTCGTCCTACCTGATCACCGACCGTCAGATCGGCAAGTTCCAGAACGCCGGTGAGCGCACCTGGGTGGCCGAGTACGGCTATGACTTCGCCAAGCTCGGCGTACCGGGCCTGAAGGCCAGCGTCGCTTACCTCAAGGGCGACAACGTCGATTCCGCCAACGGCGACCTGAAGGAATGGGAGCGCGATTTCCGCCTCGACTACACCCTGCAGGACGGCCCGCTGAAAGGCCTCGGCGTGTCCTGGCGCAATGCGACCCAGCGCGGCAACGTCACCACCGATGCCGACGAGAACCGTTTGATCCTGAGCTACACCCTGACCCTGCTGTAA
- a CDS encoding peroxiredoxin — MTIRLGDIAPDFEQDSSEGRIRFHEWLGDSWGILFSHPADFTPVCTTELGFTAKLKDEFAKRGVKAIALSVDPVDSHLKWIDDINETQNTAVNFPIIADADRKVSDLYDLIHPNANDTLTVRSLFVIDPNKKVRLTITYPASTGRNFHEILRVVDSLQLTDNYKVATPANWQDGEEVVIVPSLKDEAEIAQRFPKGYRAVKPYLRLTPQPNR, encoded by the coding sequence ATGACCATCCGCCTGGGCGACATCGCCCCTGACTTCGAACAGGATTCCAGCGAAGGCCGCATTCGCTTCCACGAGTGGCTGGGTGACAGCTGGGGCATCCTCTTCTCCCACCCGGCCGACTTCACGCCGGTGTGCACCACCGAGCTGGGCTTCACCGCCAAGCTGAAGGATGAATTCGCCAAGCGCGGCGTCAAGGCCATCGCCCTGTCGGTCGACCCGGTGGATTCGCACCTGAAATGGATCGACGACATCAACGAGACGCAGAACACCGCGGTCAATTTCCCGATCATCGCCGATGCCGACCGCAAGGTGTCCGACCTCTACGACCTGATCCACCCGAACGCCAACGACACCCTGACCGTGCGTTCGCTGTTCGTCATCGACCCGAACAAGAAGGTGCGCCTGACCATCACCTATCCAGCCAGCACCGGGCGCAATTTCCACGAGATCCTTCGCGTGGTCGACTCGCTGCAGCTGACCGACAACTACAAGGTCGCCACTCCGGCCAACTGGCAGGACGGTGAAGAGGTGGTGATCGTGCCGTCGCTCAAAGACGAAGCCGAGATCGCCCAGCGCTTCCCCAAGGGCTACCGCGCGGTCAAACCCTACCTGCGCCTGACGCCGCAACCGAATCGCTAA
- a CDS encoding ABC transporter permease, whose amino-acid sequence MGALNLVIGRWVERLPAWRPALTDLRGWVVPLLILALLETLVRSGVLPAHQMPAPSQVAQTLYLLAQSGELWRHLNASLLRVSAGFAIGAVLAIVIGTWVGLSRRAEAYLEPTFQALRAIPSLAWVPLLLLWLGIDETPKIVLIALGAFFPVYLALLAGIRNIDRKLVEVGQLYGLSPMALVRRILLPAALPSLFTGLRGALSLSWMFLVAAELIAATRGLGYLLSDGRETSRPDLVIAAILLLALLGKLSDSLLKAWETRALRWRDSFQGGEGGA is encoded by the coding sequence ATGGGCGCGCTCAACCTCGTCATCGGTCGCTGGGTCGAACGGCTTCCCGCCTGGCGGCCGGCACTGACCGACCTGCGTGGTTGGGTGGTGCCCCTGCTGATTCTGGCTCTGCTGGAAACCCTGGTGCGCAGCGGCGTATTGCCCGCGCACCAGATGCCTGCGCCGAGCCAGGTGGCGCAAACTCTGTACCTGCTGGCGCAGAGCGGCGAGCTGTGGCGGCATCTGAACGCCAGCCTGCTGCGCGTCAGCGCCGGCTTCGCCATCGGCGCCGTGCTGGCCATCGTCATCGGCACCTGGGTGGGCCTCAGCCGCCGCGCTGAAGCCTATCTGGAGCCGACCTTCCAGGCGCTGCGGGCCATCCCGAGCCTGGCCTGGGTGCCGTTGCTGCTGCTCTGGTTGGGCATCGACGAAACGCCGAAAATCGTGCTGATCGCCTTAGGCGCCTTCTTCCCGGTGTACCTGGCGCTGCTCGCCGGCATCCGCAACATCGACCGCAAGCTGGTGGAAGTGGGCCAGCTCTACGGCCTTTCGCCCATGGCGCTGGTGCGCCGCATCCTTCTGCCGGCCGCGCTGCCGAGTCTGTTCACCGGCTTGCGCGGAGCACTCAGCCTGAGCTGGATGTTCCTCGTCGCCGCCGAACTGATCGCCGCCACCCGTGGCCTTGGCTACCTGCTCAGCGACGGCCGGGAAACCTCGCGACCGGATCTGGTGATCGCTGCCATCCTGCTGCTGGCGCTGCTCGGCAAACTCAGCGACAGCCTGCTCAAGGCCTGGGAAACCCGCGCCCTGCGCTGGCGCGACAGCTTCCAGGGTGGGGAGGGCGGAGCATGA
- a CDS encoding aliphatic sulfonate ABC transporter substrate-binding protein has translation MKKNALRVGLAALFAAWLPAAVHAAPPKEVRLDYAYYAPTSLVLKQQGLLEKALAPQGIAVKWVFSQGSNRSLEYLNGGSTDFASTAGLAAVLSRANGAPINTVYVASRPEWTALVVPKDSPIQSLADLKGKKVAATKGTDPFLFLLQSLQKAGLDKNAVEIVHLQHPDGRIALERGDVQAWAGLDPLMAASELQAGSRLLYRNRDFNSYSVLSVTEKFAKEQPELIQQVIAAYEQARQWAIANPDALAQLLADEAKLPLEVAKLQLSRTDFSNPQPGAEHIKALKAAAPILLDEQLVRPGTDVAQVVDQLIQPQLAAQVIGSNVAKAGN, from the coding sequence ATGAAGAAGAATGCCTTGCGCGTTGGCTTGGCGGCGCTGTTCGCCGCCTGGTTGCCCGCCGCCGTACATGCTGCACCGCCCAAGGAAGTCCGCCTGGACTACGCCTACTATGCCCCCACCAGCCTGGTGCTCAAGCAACAGGGCCTGCTGGAAAAAGCCCTCGCGCCGCAGGGCATCGCCGTCAAATGGGTGTTCAGCCAGGGCAGCAACCGCTCGCTGGAATACCTCAATGGCGGCAGTACCGATTTCGCCTCCACCGCCGGCCTGGCTGCCGTGCTCAGCCGCGCCAATGGCGCGCCGATCAACACCGTCTATGTCGCCAGCCGCCCGGAGTGGACGGCGCTCGTGGTGCCCAAGGACTCGCCCATCCAATCGCTAGCTGACCTCAAAGGCAAGAAGGTCGCCGCCACCAAGGGCACCGACCCTTTCCTGTTCCTCCTGCAGAGCCTGCAGAAGGCCGGGCTGGACAAGAACGCCGTGGAAATCGTCCACCTGCAACATCCTGACGGTCGCATTGCCCTGGAGCGCGGCGACGTGCAGGCCTGGGCGGGGCTCGACCCGCTGATGGCGGCCAGCGAGCTGCAGGCCGGCTCGCGCCTGCTGTACCGCAATCGTGATTTCAACAGCTACAGCGTGCTCAGCGTCACCGAGAAGTTTGCCAAGGAGCAACCCGAGCTGATCCAGCAGGTGATCGCCGCCTACGAGCAGGCGCGCCAGTGGGCCATCGCCAACCCCGATGCCCTGGCCCAGTTGCTCGCCGACGAAGCCAAGCTGCCGCTGGAAGTGGCCAAGCTACAACTGTCGCGCACCGACTTCAGCAACCCGCAGCCGGGCGCCGAGCACATCAAGGCGCTGAAAGCCGCCGCACCCATCCTGCTCGACGAGCAACTGGTGCGTCCGGGTACCGACGTCGCTCAGGTGGTCGACCAACTGATCCAGCCGCAACTGGCCGCTCAGGTAATCGGCAGCAACGTGGCCAAGGCGGGGAACTGA
- the chrA gene encoding chromate efflux transporter: MSESPERPAPVSLLQAFWFWLKLGLISFGGPAGQISIMHQELVEKRRWLSERRFLHALNYCMLLPGPEAQQLATYIGWLMHRTWGGVIAGVLFVLPSLLILVALSWVYLVFGDVPLVAGIFYGIKPAVTAIVVQAAWRIGGRALKNRWLWAIAAAAFVAIFVLQLPFPLIVLGAALLGYIGGQLAPQHFAVGGGHGAADKSYGAALIEDDTRLAHTRFRLPRLALILLVGAALWLLPMGLLTLAFGWDGSLTQMGWFFTKAALLTFGGAYAVLPYVYQGAVGYYGWLTPTQMIDGLALGETTPGPLIMVVAFVAFVGAYGQPVFGGDSAFASGALAACLVTWFTFLPSFLFILAGGPLVESTHGELKFTAPLTGITAAVVGVILNLALFFGYHVLWPEGFAGTFDWVSALIASGAALALFKFKRGVIETIVGCAAVGLAAHLLL; the protein is encoded by the coding sequence ATGTCCGAGTCCCCTGAGCGTCCCGCCCCGGTCAGTTTGCTGCAAGCCTTCTGGTTCTGGTTGAAGCTGGGGTTGATCAGTTTCGGTGGGCCGGCGGGGCAGATTTCGATCATGCATCAGGAGCTGGTGGAGAAGCGCCGCTGGTTGTCCGAGCGGCGCTTTCTGCATGCGCTGAATTACTGCATGTTGCTGCCCGGGCCGGAGGCGCAGCAGTTGGCCACCTATATCGGCTGGCTGATGCACCGAACCTGGGGCGGGGTGATCGCCGGGGTGCTGTTCGTGCTGCCGTCGCTGCTGATTCTAGTCGCGCTGTCCTGGGTCTATCTGGTGTTCGGTGACGTGCCGCTGGTGGCCGGGATCTTCTACGGCATCAAGCCGGCGGTGACCGCCATCGTGGTGCAGGCGGCCTGGCGCATTGGCGGTCGGGCGCTGAAGAATCGCTGGCTGTGGGCCATCGCGGCGGCGGCCTTCGTGGCCATCTTCGTGCTGCAGCTGCCGTTCCCGCTGATCGTGCTCGGTGCGGCGCTGCTCGGTTACATCGGCGGGCAGTTGGCGCCGCAGCATTTCGCCGTCGGCGGCGGCCACGGTGCGGCGGACAAGTCCTATGGCGCGGCGCTGATCGAGGACGATACCCGCCTGGCGCATACCCGCTTCCGCCTGCCGCGCCTGGCGCTGATCCTGCTGGTGGGCGCTGCGCTGTGGCTGCTGCCCATGGGCTTGCTGACCCTGGCGTTCGGCTGGGACGGCAGCCTGACGCAGATGGGCTGGTTCTTCACCAAGGCGGCGTTGCTGACCTTCGGCGGTGCTTATGCGGTGCTGCCCTATGTCTATCAGGGCGCGGTCGGCTACTACGGCTGGCTGACGCCGACGCAGATGATCGATGGTCTGGCCCTGGGCGAGACCACACCGGGGCCGCTGATCATGGTGGTGGCCTTCGTCGCCTTCGTTGGCGCCTATGGGCAGCCGGTGTTCGGTGGCGATTCGGCCTTCGCCAGTGGCGCGCTGGCAGCCTGCCTGGTCACCTGGTTCACCTTCCTGCCGTCGTTCTTGTTCATCCTCGCCGGCGGGCCGCTGGTGGAGTCGACCCATGGCGAGCTGAAGTTCACCGCGCCGCTGACCGGCATCACCGCCGCCGTGGTGGGGGTGATCCTCAACCTGGCGCTGTTCTTCGGGTACCACGTGTTGTGGCCGGAGGGCTTCGCCGGCACGTTTGACTGGGTATCGGCGTTGATCGCCAGCGGGGCGGCGTTGGCCCTGTTCAAGTTCAAGCGCGGGGTGATCGAGACCATCGTCGGGTGCGCCGCGGTGGGGCTGGCGGCGCACCTGCTGCTATAG
- a CDS encoding immunity protein Imm33 domain-containing protein, whose protein sequence is MALSTLGQLPINGLRHKPENGTNGWYIWCGAEMSDADDFFSPLHIEHIDSYLPEVAGYLDLPAGYRFQIDGNNFEDVWFDPELLNA, encoded by the coding sequence ATGGCTCTAAGCACCTTGGGACAGCTTCCAATTAACGGACTGAGGCATAAACCAGAGAATGGCACTAATGGCTGGTACATATGGTGCGGCGCCGAGATGTCCGACGCTGACGATTTCTTTTCTCCGTTGCATATAGAGCACATCGACAGCTATCTCCCAGAGGTGGCCGGCTATCTTGATCTACCTGCCGGTTACCGCTTTCAGATTGACGGCAATAATTTCGAAGACGTATGGTTTGATCCCGAGTTGCTTAATGCGTAA
- a CDS encoding GNAT family N-acetyltransferase yields MPNPSLHSIPSVQAPLHLLLEADPSTELIAGYLHDCHCVVARLGEATVGVYLLKALGAETWELMNIAVAPEHQGRGIGALLLRHAIDQARQLGAKRLELGTGSFGHQLTFYQRAGFRVVAVEPDYFLTHYPEPLFENGLQHRDRLRLALTL; encoded by the coding sequence ATGCCCAATCCCAGCCTGCACAGCATCCCCAGCGTTCAGGCGCCGCTGCACCTTCTGCTGGAAGCCGACCCCAGCACAGAGCTCATCGCCGGCTACCTGCACGACTGCCATTGCGTGGTGGCACGCCTGGGCGAAGCGACCGTCGGCGTCTATCTGCTCAAGGCGCTGGGCGCCGAGACCTGGGAGCTGATGAATATCGCCGTAGCGCCCGAGCATCAGGGCCGGGGCATCGGCGCCCTGCTGCTGCGCCACGCCATCGACCAGGCCCGGCAGCTCGGCGCCAAACGCCTGGAACTGGGCACCGGCAGCTTCGGCCACCAGCTGACCTTCTACCAGCGCGCCGGCTTTCGCGTGGTGGCGGTGGAGCCGGATTACTTCCTCACCCACTACCCCGAGCCCCTGTTCGAGAACGGCCTGCAACACCGCGACCGTCTGCGCCTGGCGCTGACGCTATAG
- a CDS encoding aliphatic sulfonate ABC transporter substrate-binding protein, whose amino-acid sequence MSKTPSKRSTLIAVSLAIGLLAAPIADAAQQLRIGYQKSSTLISLLKSQGTLEKALADQDITISWHEFPNGQPLLEALNVGNIDLSADVADTVPVFAQAAGADLAYFAQEAPSPSAQAIIVREDSPITSLADLKGKKVAVTKAAGVHYLLIAALQQAGLKFSDIEPAYLAPADGRAAFENRKVDAWVTWEPFLSSAQQQLPTRILSDGKGLADYQRYYLTSATFARNHPQVLQTVFDELVKTGDWLRANPRQAAEILGPLWGNLAPAIVEQANAKRSYQVRLVQPDSLAEQQKIADAFFGASLLPTSVDAREVSIWSPQ is encoded by the coding sequence ATGTCCAAGACCCCTTCCAAGCGCAGCACACTGATTGCCGTGTCCCTGGCAATCGGCCTGCTCGCCGCGCCCATCGCCGACGCCGCCCAGCAGCTGCGCATCGGCTACCAGAAATCCTCCACGCTGATCAGCCTGCTGAAGAGCCAGGGCACCCTGGAAAAGGCCCTGGCCGACCAGGACATCACCATCAGCTGGCACGAATTCCCCAACGGCCAGCCGCTGCTGGAAGCGCTCAACGTCGGCAATATCGACCTCTCTGCCGATGTCGCCGACACCGTGCCGGTGTTCGCCCAGGCCGCCGGCGCCGACCTCGCCTACTTCGCCCAGGAGGCGCCGTCGCCCAGCGCCCAGGCGATCATCGTGCGCGAGGATTCACCGATCACAAGCCTGGCCGACCTCAAGGGCAAAAAGGTCGCCGTGACCAAGGCGGCCGGCGTGCATTACCTGCTGATCGCCGCACTGCAGCAGGCCGGCCTGAAATTCAGCGACATCGAACCGGCCTACCTGGCTCCGGCCGACGGCCGCGCCGCCTTCGAGAACCGCAAGGTGGACGCCTGGGTCACCTGGGAACCCTTCCTCAGCAGCGCCCAGCAGCAGTTGCCGACGCGCATCCTCTCCGACGGCAAGGGCCTGGCCGACTACCAGCGCTACTACCTGACCAGCGCCACCTTCGCCAGGAACCATCCGCAGGTGCTGCAGACCGTGTTCGACGAGTTGGTGAAGACCGGCGACTGGCTGCGCGCGAACCCGCGCCAGGCGGCTGAAATCCTCGGCCCGCTGTGGGGCAACCTCGCCCCGGCCATCGTCGAGCAGGCCAACGCCAAGCGCAGCTACCAGGTACGCCTGGTGCAACCAGACAGCCTCGCCGAACAGCAGAAGATCGCCGATGCCTTCTTCGGCGCCAGCCTGCTGCCGACCTCGGTGGATGCCCGCGAAGTCAGCATCTGGAGCCCGCAATGA